In Mycobacterium sp. 050128, one genomic interval encodes:
- a CDS encoding nitrite/sulfite reductase yields MTTARPAKPPRSEGQWALGEREPLNPNEEFKQAGPPLEVRDRILNTYAKDGFDSIEKNDLRGRMRWWGLYTQREQGYDGSWTGDENMDKLEARYFMMRVRCDGGALSAGALRTLGQISTEFARDTADISDRENVQYHWIRVEDVPEIWRRLAEVGLQTAEACGDCPRVILGSPLAGESLDEVLDPTWAIDEIVKRYIGQPEFADLPRKYKTAISGLQDVVHEVNDIAFIGVNHPEHGPGLDVWVGGGLSTNPMLGQRLGAWVPLEEVPEVWAAVTSVFRDYGYRRLRAKARLKFLLKDWGVEKFREVLETEYLKRPLIDGPAPEPVTHPIDHVGVQRLKNGLNAVGVAAIAGRVSGTILSAVADLAEQAGSDRVRFTPYQKLVILDIPDDKLDEFVAGLEALGLQANPSHWRRNLMACTGIEFCKLSFAETRVKAQTLVPELEKRLEDINSRLDVPITVNINGCPNSCARIQVADIGFKGQMVDDGDGNSVEGFQVHLGGSLGLDSGFGRKLRQHKVTSDELGDYIDRVVRNFVKHRSSGERFAQWALRAEEGDLR; encoded by the coding sequence ATGACCACAGCCCGTCCCGCCAAGCCCCCTCGAAGTGAGGGCCAGTGGGCACTGGGAGAGCGCGAGCCGCTGAACCCCAACGAGGAGTTCAAGCAGGCCGGTCCCCCGCTCGAAGTGCGCGACCGCATCTTGAACACCTACGCCAAGGACGGCTTCGACAGCATCGAAAAGAACGACCTCCGTGGCCGGATGCGCTGGTGGGGTTTGTACACCCAGCGTGAGCAGGGTTACGACGGCAGCTGGACCGGCGACGAGAACATGGACAAGCTCGAGGCCCGGTACTTCATGATGCGGGTGCGCTGCGACGGCGGCGCCCTGTCGGCCGGCGCCCTGCGCACGCTGGGCCAGATTTCCACCGAGTTCGCCCGCGACACCGCTGACATCTCCGACCGGGAGAACGTGCAATACCACTGGATCCGGGTGGAGGACGTCCCCGAGATCTGGCGGCGGCTCGCCGAGGTCGGATTGCAGACCGCCGAGGCGTGCGGCGACTGCCCGCGCGTGATTCTGGGCTCACCGCTGGCCGGTGAGTCGCTCGACGAGGTGCTCGACCCGACCTGGGCGATCGACGAGATCGTCAAGCGCTACATCGGCCAGCCCGAATTCGCCGACCTACCGCGCAAGTACAAGACCGCGATCTCGGGTTTGCAGGACGTGGTGCACGAGGTCAACGACATCGCGTTCATCGGCGTCAACCACCCCGAGCACGGCCCCGGTCTGGACGTGTGGGTCGGCGGCGGGTTGTCCACCAACCCGATGCTGGGCCAGCGCCTCGGCGCCTGGGTGCCGCTCGAAGAGGTGCCCGAGGTATGGGCCGCGGTCACCTCGGTGTTCCGCGACTACGGGTACCGGCGGTTGCGCGCCAAGGCGCGGCTGAAGTTCCTGCTCAAGGACTGGGGCGTAGAAAAGTTCCGCGAGGTGCTCGAAACCGAGTACCTCAAGCGGCCTCTCATCGACGGCCCGGCCCCCGAGCCGGTCACGCACCCGATCGACCACGTCGGAGTGCAGCGGCTCAAGAACGGCCTCAACGCGGTCGGCGTCGCCGCGATCGCGGGCCGGGTTTCCGGCACCATCCTTTCCGCGGTGGCCGACCTGGCCGAGCAGGCGGGTTCGGACCGGGTCCGGTTCACCCCCTACCAGAAGCTGGTCATCCTCGACATCCCCGACGACAAGCTCGACGAGTTCGTCGCGGGCCTCGAGGCGCTGGGGCTGCAAGCGAACCCATCGCACTGGCGCCGGAACCTGATGGCCTGCACCGGGATTGAGTTCTGCAAGTTGTCGTTTGCCGAAACCCGGGTCAAGGCACAGACTCTGGTACCAGAGCTGGAGAAGCGGCTCGAAGACATCAACTCGCGACTCGACGTGCCGATCACCGTCAACATCAACGGCTGCCCCAACTCGTGTGCGCGCATTCAGGTCGCCGACATCGGCTTCAAGGGCCAGATGGTCGACGACGGCGATGGAAACTCGGTCGAGGGCTTCCAGGTGCATTTGGGCGGCAGCCTCGGGCTGGACAGCGGATTCGGTCGAAAGCTGCGCCAGCACAAGGTGACCAGCGACGAGCTGGGCGACTACATCGATCGGGTGGTGCGCAACTTCGTCAAGCACCGCAGCAGCGGAGAGCGGTTCGCGCAGTGGGCACTTCGCGCCGAGGAGGGCGATCTGCGATGA
- the hemW gene encoding radical SAM family heme chaperone HemW: MALRAAPVEFPGIQRSPGQSFGVYLHVPFCITRCGYCDFNTYTPAELGGVNPDAWLEALRTELALAAERLDAPTVNTVFVGGGTPSLLGPARIVALLDMVREHFVLAPDAEVTTEANPESAWPDFFEAARAAGYTRVSLGMQSVSPFVLGVLDRIHTPNRSAAAAREALEAGFEHVSLDLIYGTPGETDDELLRSVDTAIATGVDHVSAYALVVEEGTALARRVRGGELSAPDDDVLAHRYELLDGRLSAAGFDWYEVSNWSRPGGECRHNVGYWDGGQWWGAGPGAHGYVGATRWWNVKHPNAYAEILADSALPVAGFEQLDAEALHTEDVLLKTRMRQGLPLEGLNAAERERAETVVADGLLVADGDRLVLTPRGRLLADAVVRTLLG, from the coding sequence ATGGCCCTTCGCGCGGCACCGGTTGAGTTTCCCGGTATACAGCGGAGTCCTGGGCAGTCGTTCGGGGTGTACCTCCACGTTCCGTTCTGCATCACCCGTTGCGGGTATTGCGATTTCAACACCTATACACCGGCCGAGCTGGGCGGCGTCAACCCGGATGCCTGGCTGGAGGCGCTGCGCACCGAGTTGGCGCTGGCCGCCGAACGGCTGGATGCGCCGACGGTGAACACCGTGTTCGTCGGCGGCGGGACGCCGTCCTTGCTGGGCCCTGCGCGCATCGTCGCGCTGCTCGACATGGTCCGCGAGCACTTCGTGCTGGCGCCGGACGCCGAGGTCACCACGGAGGCCAACCCGGAATCGGCCTGGCCGGACTTCTTCGAGGCCGCCCGAGCGGCCGGGTACACCCGGGTGTCGCTCGGCATGCAGTCGGTGTCCCCGTTCGTGCTGGGTGTCCTCGACCGGATCCACACGCCGAACCGGTCGGCGGCCGCGGCCCGCGAGGCACTGGAGGCGGGCTTCGAACACGTCAGCCTCGACCTGATCTACGGCACGCCGGGGGAGACCGACGACGAGCTGCTGCGCTCGGTCGATACCGCGATCGCGACCGGTGTCGACCATGTGTCCGCGTATGCGCTGGTCGTCGAGGAGGGGACCGCGCTGGCGCGCCGGGTCCGCGGCGGTGAGCTGTCCGCACCCGACGACGACGTGCTGGCCCACCGCTACGAGCTGCTCGACGGGCGCCTGTCGGCGGCCGGTTTCGATTGGTACGAGGTGTCGAACTGGTCGCGGCCGGGCGGGGAGTGCCGGCACAACGTCGGCTACTGGGACGGTGGCCAGTGGTGGGGTGCGGGGCCGGGTGCGCACGGGTATGTCGGCGCGACGCGCTGGTGGAACGTCAAGCACCCCAACGCATACGCGGAGATACTGGCGGATTCCGCGCTACCCGTCGCGGGCTTCGAGCAGCTGGACGCCGAGGCATTGCACACCGAGGACGTGTTACTGAAAACCCGGATGCGCCAAGGACTTCCGTTGGAGGGGCTGAACGCCGCCGAACGCGAACGAGCAGAAACCGTGGTCGCCGACGGCTTGTTGGTGGCCGACGGCGACCGGCTGGTCCTCACCCCGCGCGGCCGGTTATTGGCCGACGCGGTCGTGCGGACCCTGCTGGGGTGA
- a CDS encoding sodium-dependent bicarbonate transport family permease, producing MLQEFWHNFTHNLFKPLLLFFYFGFLIPILKVRFEFPYVIYQGLTMYLLLAIGWHGGEELAEVNASSVGAIVGFMVLGFIVNFVIGIAAYYLLGWLTKLRRIDRATVAGYYGSDSAGTFATCVAVLAAVNIAFNAYMPVMLAVMEIPGCLVALYLVAHLRHRGMDAAGNMADEPGYAPVKVGVGPGTAARPPQGQSLETERAIEEELELSLEKGERTDELDVSPGVQLTAKKPSIFSRELFREVFLNPGLVLLIGGIVIGLISGLQGQKVVQDDDKFFVMAFQGVLCLFLLEMGMTASRKLKDLRTAGPGFIFFAVLAPNVFATLGIIIACCYASLTHTDFKTGTYVLFAVLCGAASYIAVPAVQRLAIPEASPTLPLAASLGLTFSYNVTIGIPLYIEIARVVEGWFGV from the coding sequence ATGCTGCAAGAGTTCTGGCATAACTTCACGCATAACCTGTTCAAACCGCTTCTGCTTTTCTTCTACTTCGGATTCCTGATTCCGATCTTGAAGGTGCGATTCGAGTTCCCCTATGTGATCTATCAAGGCCTCACCATGTACCTGCTGCTGGCTATCGGCTGGCACGGTGGTGAGGAACTTGCCGAGGTCAATGCCTCCAGCGTTGGGGCGATCGTCGGATTCATGGTGTTGGGCTTCATCGTCAACTTCGTGATCGGCATCGCCGCCTATTACCTGCTCGGTTGGCTGACCAAATTGCGCAGGATCGACCGGGCGACGGTCGCCGGCTATTACGGGTCGGACTCTGCCGGGACGTTCGCCACCTGTGTGGCGGTCCTGGCCGCGGTGAACATCGCCTTCAATGCGTACATGCCGGTGATGCTGGCCGTCATGGAGATTCCCGGCTGCCTGGTGGCGCTCTACTTGGTGGCTCACCTGCGGCACCGGGGAATGGACGCGGCCGGCAACATGGCCGACGAGCCGGGCTACGCGCCGGTCAAGGTCGGCGTCGGGCCCGGCACCGCGGCACGGCCACCGCAAGGCCAGAGCCTGGAGACCGAGCGCGCGATAGAAGAGGAACTCGAGCTCTCGCTGGAAAAGGGCGAGCGCACAGACGAACTCGACGTCAGCCCGGGCGTGCAGCTCACCGCGAAGAAGCCGTCCATCTTCTCCCGCGAGCTGTTCCGGGAGGTGTTCCTCAACCCCGGGTTGGTGCTGCTGATCGGCGGGATCGTGATCGGCCTGATCAGTGGTCTGCAGGGCCAAAAGGTCGTGCAGGACGACGACAAGTTCTTCGTCATGGCATTCCAGGGCGTGCTGTGTCTGTTCCTGCTCGAGATGGGCATGACGGCCTCGCGCAAGTTGAAGGACCTGCGAACGGCGGGGCCCGGGTTCATCTTCTTCGCGGTGCTGGCCCCGAATGTCTTTGCCACGCTGGGGATCATCATCGCCTGCTGCTACGCGAGCCTGACCCACACCGACTTCAAGACGGGCACCTACGTGCTGTTCGCGGTCTTGTGCGGCGCGGCGTCCTACATCGCGGTGCCGGCGGTGCAGCGATTGGCAATCCCCGAAGCGAGCCCGACGCTGCCGTTGGCCGCGTCACTGGGTCTGACGTTCTCCTACAACGTCACGATCGGCATCCCGCTCTACATCGAGATTGCCCGCGTCGTCGAAGGGTGGTTCGGCGTTTGA
- a CDS encoding MerR family transcriptional regulator, whose protein sequence is MAQKPEPGTIASVLYNVRRAPKRVRRQSRDFIDTAVSQLFDAAARHPNGDAASGEYRIDDLARLAGTTTRNIRVYRDRGLLPPPLRVGRIALFNDTHLTRLRLITSMLDRGYNIAHVREMLGAWEEGKSLGDVLGLETAIVGSWTTEKPETMPLADAQRLVDDPTGFDRLVALQVIRVDGQQATVTRPKLIDAFNEIRGYGVKLAKLVDLHEQIVPEIDKISDLLVRAGAEHVIDKIKPGQALPADAEIAELITMLVRFRTQAVATVTATLASSIESNIESLAGRILTDYLERSPEAVTEAPPDELSARRRKAN, encoded by the coding sequence ATGGCCCAGAAACCGGAGCCCGGCACGATCGCCAGCGTCCTGTACAACGTGCGACGGGCGCCCAAACGCGTTCGGCGCCAATCGCGGGACTTCATCGACACCGCGGTGTCGCAGCTGTTCGACGCGGCTGCGCGTCACCCGAACGGTGACGCGGCGTCCGGGGAGTACCGGATCGACGACCTGGCCCGGCTGGCCGGCACCACCACCCGCAACATCCGGGTCTACCGGGATCGCGGGCTGCTGCCGCCGCCATTGCGGGTCGGGCGCATCGCCTTGTTCAACGACACGCATCTCACCCGGCTGCGGCTGATCACCTCGATGCTCGACCGCGGCTACAACATCGCCCATGTGCGGGAAATGCTGGGCGCCTGGGAAGAGGGCAAGAGCCTCGGCGACGTGCTGGGCCTCGAGACGGCCATCGTGGGCAGCTGGACCACCGAGAAGCCCGAGACCATGCCACTCGCCGACGCCCAGCGGCTCGTCGACGACCCGACCGGATTCGACCGGCTGGTCGCCTTGCAGGTAATCCGCGTCGACGGCCAGCAAGCCACCGTGACCCGGCCCAAGCTGATCGACGCGTTCAACGAGATCCGGGGCTACGGCGTCAAATTGGCGAAGCTCGTCGACCTGCACGAGCAAATCGTGCCCGAGATCGACAAGATCAGCGACCTGTTGGTACGCGCGGGCGCCGAACACGTCATCGACAAAATCAAACCCGGCCAGGCGCTGCCCGCGGATGCCGAGATCGCCGAGTTGATCACGATGCTGGTTCGGTTCCGCACTCAGGCGGTGGCGACCGTCACCGCAACGCTCGCGTCGTCGATCGAATCGAACATCGAGTCGTTGGCCGGCCGCATCCTGACCGACTACCTCGAACGCTCACCTGAAGCCGTAACCGAGGCGCCGCCCGACGAGTTGTCGGCACGCCGGCGCAAGGCCAACTAA
- a CDS encoding flavin-containing monooxygenase: MMMANDHTYATLIIGAGFTGLGTAIRLAEAGITDIVILERADRVGGTWRDTTYPGASCDVPSLLYSYSFVKNPTWSRTYSPAPEICRHLEDMATKFDIRPHIRFGHEVNDLTFDEDAGLWTAKTKNRKKFRARTVVLASGPLSDVSFPNIRGLNTYHGHKIHSARWDHDYDFTDKRVAVIGTGASAIQIIPELVKRAGFVKVFQRTPGWVLPRLDMATPSAVQALFAKVPAVQQLARQALFWGHEASATALVWDTPLTSLVARLGQAHLRATVKDPWLRRQLTPDFAPGCKRMLVSSDYYPALQRDNCKLISWPIATLSPVGIRTSDGIEHHLDCIVFATGYDVHLTGPPFAVTGLGGRSLADEWADGAQAYKSINAHGYPNLFFMTGPNSGPGHNSLLVYIEGQLDYAVRGIRTILDDDLRYLDVREDVQLRHNENIQRRLTKTTWMSGCRSWYLTKDGFNGSMYPGFATQYLRQMSDFRYADYQAVARGATARVTSSA; this comes from the coding sequence GTGATGATGGCAAACGACCACACCTACGCAACGCTGATCATCGGCGCCGGCTTCACCGGACTCGGTACCGCAATTCGATTGGCCGAGGCCGGAATTACCGACATCGTCATACTGGAGCGCGCCGACCGGGTGGGTGGAACCTGGCGCGACACCACCTATCCGGGAGCCAGCTGCGACGTTCCGTCGCTGCTGTACTCCTACTCGTTCGTGAAAAACCCGACGTGGTCGCGGACGTACTCACCCGCCCCCGAGATCTGCCGCCACCTCGAAGACATGGCGACCAAGTTCGACATCCGTCCGCACATCCGTTTCGGACACGAGGTCAACGATCTGACCTTCGACGAGGACGCCGGACTGTGGACGGCGAAGACCAAGAACCGCAAGAAATTTCGTGCCCGCACCGTCGTGTTGGCCTCCGGCCCGCTCTCGGATGTCAGCTTCCCGAACATCCGGGGTCTGAACACCTACCACGGACACAAAATCCATAGTGCCCGCTGGGATCACGACTACGACTTCACGGACAAGCGCGTCGCCGTCATCGGCACCGGCGCCAGCGCGATCCAGATCATTCCCGAACTGGTCAAGCGGGCTGGGTTCGTCAAGGTGTTCCAGCGCACCCCGGGCTGGGTGCTGCCCCGCCTCGATATGGCGACCCCGTCGGCCGTGCAAGCCTTGTTCGCCAAAGTGCCTGCCGTCCAACAACTTGCCCGCCAGGCGCTGTTCTGGGGCCACGAAGCCAGCGCCACGGCCCTGGTGTGGGATACGCCGCTGACCTCACTGGTGGCGCGACTCGGCCAGGCCCATCTGCGTGCCACCGTCAAGGACCCGTGGCTGCGCCGGCAGCTGACCCCCGATTTCGCCCCCGGCTGCAAGCGGATGCTGGTCTCCAGCGACTACTACCCCGCGCTGCAGCGCGACAACTGCAAGCTGATCTCCTGGCCGATCGCGACGCTGAGCCCCGTCGGCATCCGCACCAGCGACGGCATCGAACACCACCTCGACTGCATCGTGTTCGCCACCGGGTACGACGTCCACCTCACCGGCCCGCCGTTCGCCGTCACCGGCCTCGGCGGACGGTCGCTGGCCGACGAATGGGCCGACGGCGCACAGGCTTACAAGAGCATCAACGCGCACGGCTACCCGAACCTGTTCTTCATGACCGGTCCCAACTCCGGGCCGGGCCACAACTCGCTGCTGGTCTACATCGAGGGCCAACTCGATTACGCGGTGCGCGGCATCCGCACCATCCTCGACGACGACCTGCGCTATCTCGACGTACGCGAAGACGTCCAACTGCGCCACAACGAGAACATCCAGCGCCGGCTCACCAAGACCACCTGGATGTCGGGTTGTCGCAGTTGGTATCTCACCAAGGACGGGTTCAACGGCTCGATGTACCCAGGTTTCGCGACCCAGTATCTGCGCCAGATGAGCGATTTCCGCTATGCGGACTACCAGGCGGTGGCGCGCGGGGCGACCGCACGCGTCACCTCGTCGGCCTAG
- a CDS encoding ferritin-like domain-containing protein, whose protein sequence is MAIDMEAMLAKIKDRQWALADIDWDAPGADTIKPEFRPKLRAFMADLCWIENIGARGFAALAKKAPNPTIAEIYRYFHAEEQRHANAELALMKRWGMLDDGEIPKPNVNIKLAIEWLDTFADDMPLSVLGTVIPMLEVALDGALLKFLLDTVEDPVCHQVFEKINNDESRHIAVDFEVLEMIGNASARRLAIEFVGRFASPGLILGMLMYVPLLNRIRNEMAGMGMDSERLFNAVNRFKQLGDRGERTRRVPTYKLLKRHGMWVVNPRHPYQLLANSMVWLSDFYPKPLLRPAPTWSKELTHDPAA, encoded by the coding sequence GTGGCCATCGACATGGAAGCCATGCTTGCCAAGATCAAGGATCGCCAGTGGGCACTCGCCGATATCGATTGGGACGCACCGGGAGCCGACACCATCAAGCCCGAGTTTCGGCCCAAGCTCAGGGCCTTCATGGCCGACCTGTGCTGGATCGAGAACATCGGCGCCCGGGGATTTGCGGCGCTCGCCAAGAAGGCACCGAACCCCACCATCGCCGAGATCTACCGGTATTTCCACGCCGAGGAGCAGCGGCATGCCAACGCCGAACTCGCGCTGATGAAACGCTGGGGCATGCTCGACGACGGCGAGATCCCCAAGCCCAACGTCAACATCAAGTTGGCCATCGAATGGCTGGACACCTTCGCCGACGACATGCCGCTGTCGGTGCTGGGCACCGTGATCCCGATGCTGGAGGTCGCACTCGACGGCGCGCTGCTGAAGTTCCTTCTCGACACCGTGGAGGACCCCGTCTGTCATCAGGTGTTCGAGAAGATCAACAACGACGAATCCCGGCACATCGCGGTCGATTTCGAGGTGCTGGAAATGATCGGCAACGCCAGCGCGCGGCGGCTCGCCATCGAATTCGTCGGGCGCTTCGCGTCCCCTGGTCTGATCCTCGGCATGCTGATGTACGTACCGCTGCTGAACCGCATCCGCAACGAGATGGCCGGGATGGGCATGGATTCGGAGCGGCTCTTCAACGCGGTCAACCGTTTCAAACAACTCGGCGACCGGGGTGAACGCACCCGGCGGGTGCCTACCTACAAGTTGCTCAAGCGCCACGGCATGTGGGTGGTCAACCCGAGGCACCCCTATCAACTGCTGGCCAACTCCATGGTGTGGCTGTCGGATTTCTATCCCAAGCCGCTACTGAGGCCGGCACCGACCTGGTCGAAGGAACTCACCCACGACCCGGCGGCGTGA
- a CDS encoding SDR family NAD(P)-dependent oxidoreductase — protein MLGPLDKLLGTSKTTSHSALAVVTGAGSGIGAAFAVELGRRGGTVVCSDIDEAAAQETADAIAEHGAKAIAIRCDVSRIDDVRALAEQARSFFGAAPTLVINNAGVGAGGAAIGDVPLDDWVWTLGINLWGPIHGCHVFTPILREAGPAHAPRGIINVASAAAFGAAPGMAAYNVSKAGVLSLSETLAAELSGTGIRVTVLCPTFVKTNIVESGRISEESSDLANKLMRWTGFSAQKVARVCLDAHDRGELYCMPQLDAKIGWNIKRLAPQAYTRVVGLVSRANMH, from the coding sequence ATGCTCGGACCACTGGACAAACTGCTCGGCACCTCGAAGACCACCAGCCACAGCGCATTGGCCGTGGTGACCGGGGCCGGCAGCGGCATCGGCGCCGCGTTCGCCGTCGAACTCGGCCGACGCGGCGGCACGGTGGTGTGCAGCGACATCGACGAAGCCGCCGCGCAAGAGACCGCCGACGCGATCGCCGAGCACGGCGCGAAGGCGATCGCGATCCGCTGCGACGTTTCGCGGATCGACGACGTTCGCGCGCTCGCCGAACAAGCACGGTCCTTCTTCGGGGCCGCGCCCACCCTGGTCATCAACAACGCCGGTGTCGGTGCCGGCGGCGCAGCCATCGGCGATGTGCCCCTGGACGATTGGGTGTGGACGCTGGGCATCAACCTGTGGGGCCCGATTCACGGCTGCCACGTGTTCACCCCGATCCTGCGTGAGGCCGGGCCCGCGCACGCCCCACGAGGCATCATCAACGTCGCCTCGGCGGCGGCGTTCGGTGCCGCACCCGGCATGGCTGCCTACAACGTCAGCAAGGCCGGCGTGCTCTCGCTTTCCGAAACGCTGGCCGCCGAATTGTCCGGCACCGGCATCCGGGTCACCGTATTGTGCCCGACGTTCGTCAAGACCAACATCGTGGAATCGGGCCGGATCAGCGAGGAATCCAGTGACCTCGCCAACAAACTGATGCGCTGGACCGGGTTCTCGGCGCAGAAGGTCGCCCGCGTCTGCCTGGATGCTCACGATCGCGGTGAGCTCTACTGCATGCCACAACTCGACGCCAAGATCGGCTGGAACATCAAACGTCTTGCGCCCCAGGCCTATACCCGCGTGGTTGGCCTGGTGTCGCGGGCAAATATGCACTGA
- a CDS encoding alpha/beta hydrolase: MADIVPARGSLRSRGAAAVSTYTLRPFSGLVPPERAWGIWLSRQMIARVMGTFGPPLSGTRVELVDTRLPDGRRVKGEWVYGPRTPTSETTRSSTKAEPMGAGSSRGQARSSTVTEAIYYVHGSGYAVCSPKTHRRLTSWLSSLTGLPVFSVDYRLAPRHRFPTAADDVRAGWDWLVHTCGVPAKHIVIAGDSAGGHLTVDMLLQPDVAAKSPAALVLFSPLIDMTFALALAREKIRPDPAIRVRDAARLVALYHPGIELTHPRLTLDVAGGTMLPPTLVQAGGAEMLQDDARRLAADIQAAGGRCELQVWPHQVHVFQALPRMTPEAAKAMAYVARFIAHALQDARVVVDEVG; this comes from the coding sequence ATGGCGGACATCGTTCCGGCCCGTGGGTCATTGCGGTCCCGCGGCGCGGCGGCGGTAAGCACGTACACCCTGCGACCGTTCAGCGGGCTGGTGCCGCCCGAGCGGGCGTGGGGAATCTGGCTGTCGCGGCAGATGATCGCGCGTGTCATGGGCACCTTCGGCCCCCCGCTGTCGGGCACCCGCGTTGAACTGGTCGACACGAGACTGCCCGACGGTCGCCGGGTCAAGGGTGAATGGGTGTACGGGCCCCGGACGCCGACGAGCGAGACCACGCGTTCGTCGACCAAAGCTGAGCCGATGGGCGCCGGCTCTTCTCGCGGGCAAGCCCGCTCGTCGACCGTCACCGAAGCCATCTACTACGTGCACGGCAGCGGCTATGCCGTGTGTTCGCCAAAGACGCATCGGCGCTTGACATCCTGGCTGTCATCGCTGACCGGGTTACCGGTGTTCAGCGTCGACTACCGGCTGGCGCCACGGCACCGCTTCCCTACCGCCGCCGACGATGTCCGGGCGGGCTGGGACTGGCTGGTGCACACCTGCGGCGTACCGGCGAAACATATTGTGATCGCTGGTGATTCGGCGGGCGGCCACCTTACGGTCGACATGCTCTTGCAGCCCGACGTCGCCGCGAAATCCCCCGCCGCACTGGTGCTGTTCTCGCCGCTGATCGACATGACGTTCGCGCTCGCGCTCGCTCGCGAGAAGATTCGCCCCGATCCCGCCATCCGGGTGCGCGACGCGGCCCGCCTGGTCGCGCTGTATCACCCGGGCATCGAACTCACCCATCCCCGGTTGACGCTCGACGTCGCCGGCGGAACCATGCTGCCCCCCACCCTGGTTCAGGCCGGCGGCGCCGAAATGCTGCAGGACGATGCGCGGCGGCTGGCCGCCGACATCCAAGCGGCGGGCGGGCGCTGCGAGCTACAGGTGTGGCCGCACCAAGTCCATGTGTTCCAAGCACTTCCGCGCATGACACCCGAAGCCGCAAAGGCCATGGCCTACGTTGCGCGGTTCATCGCCCACGCGTTGCAAGATGCCCGCGTCGTCGTCGACGAGGTGGGCTGA
- a CDS encoding nitroreductase/quinone reductase family protein, whose amino-acid sequence MAMRANPSRLPCLVIVGSRGGAPNDPAWVYNLRANPRARMEIGTETFAATARENLGAERDSLFDEVVSRSPNFGVYQTKTTRVIPVFALQRST is encoded by the coding sequence ATGGCTATGCGCGCCAACCCATCGCGGCTGCCTTGCTTGGTGATCGTCGGCTCGCGTGGAGGCGCACCGAACGATCCCGCATGGGTGTACAACTTGCGGGCCAATCCGCGCGCGCGCATGGAGATAGGCACCGAAACGTTCGCTGCCACGGCCCGGGAAAACCTGGGTGCGGAGCGCGATTCGCTGTTCGACGAGGTGGTGTCCAGGTCGCCCAATTTCGGGGTTTACCAGACCAAGACCACGCGCGTCATCCCGGTGTTCGCACTCCAGCGCAGTACCTGA
- a CDS encoding DIP1984 family protein, whose protein sequence is MKLAEALSLRATAARRIEQLRTRIVNNARYQEGEEPAEDASALLAEVGEVLDEFETLIRRINRTNAATAIDADGTLTDALARRDALRHRHYVVTVAADAAAGTNQPSYSRQLRSELKMQSALPVAELRAQADVLARELRELDVRIQRSNWEVELLD, encoded by the coding sequence GTGAAGCTCGCAGAGGCGTTGTCGCTTCGGGCGACTGCGGCGCGGCGGATCGAGCAGCTACGCACTCGCATCGTGAACAACGCTCGATACCAGGAAGGCGAAGAGCCGGCCGAGGACGCGTCGGCGCTGCTGGCCGAAGTCGGCGAGGTGCTGGATGAGTTCGAAACTCTGATCCGGCGTATCAATCGCACCAACGCTGCCACCGCGATCGATGCGGATGGCACCCTGACCGATGCGTTGGCACGCCGGGACGCGTTGCGCCACCGTCACTATGTGGTGACGGTGGCGGCAGATGCGGCCGCCGGCACCAACCAGCCCAGCTACTCGCGGCAGCTGCGGTCCGAGCTGAAAATGCAGTCGGCATTACCCGTCGCCGAATTGCGCGCCCAGGCCGACGTGCTGGCGCGCGAGCTCCGTGAGCTAGACGTGCGGATCCAACGCTCCAACTGGGAGGTAGAGCTGCTGGATTAA